From a region of the Salarias fasciatus chromosome 6, fSalaFa1.1, whole genome shotgun sequence genome:
- the LOC115389990 gene encoding junction plakoglobin-like isoform X2 codes for MSMSDIEKVKEWQETTYHLDSGIQSGAPTIRDEDGEYTTRHYTTTTTVTSAIDPNLEAYALTRKQRVQNALFPETMEDGATILSTQTDPSQMTNVQRLAEPSQLLKTAIIHLINYQDDAELATRAVPELTKLLNDEDQVVVSKAAQIVNQLTRKEASRRALMQSPQMVAAVVRAMQNTSDMETAKATASILHNLSHQREGLLSIFKSGGIPALVRMLSSPMESVLFYAITTLHNLLLHQEGAKMAVRLADGLQKMVPLLKKSNPKFLAITTDCLQLLSYGNQESKLIILANGGPEGLVHIMRNYNYEKLLWTTSRVLKVLSVCPSNKPAIVEAGGMQALGKHLTGTSQRLQQNCLWTLRNLSDAATKQEGMDGLLQMLVSLLSSDDINMLTCATGILSNLTCNNAHNKSLVTQNNGVEALIHAILRAGEKEDVTEPAVCALRHLTSRHQQAEVAQNAVRRHYGIPAIVKLLNQPYYWPVIKAVVGLIRNLALCPENQAPLRDAGAIPRLVNLLLKAHQDAQKHGSSNQQTYQDGVRMEEIVEGCTGALHILARDPVNRAEIANLTTIPLFVQLLYSPVDNVKRVAAGVLCELALDKPSAELIDAEGASAPLMELLHSNNEGIATYAAAVLFRISEDKNTDYKKRVSVELTHSLFKNDHAAWEMAHNTVAMEGPYPDEMDGGFQGYGYAGDMPLDGMDGNMMAEDYAPSMNYERQMYTEQY; via the exons ATGTCGA TGAGCGATATTGAGAAGGTGAAGGAGTGGCAGGAGACGACGTACCACTTGGACTCGGGCATCCAGTCCGGCGCGCCCACGATCAGAGATGAGGACGGCGAGTACACCACCAGGCactacaccaccaccaccaccgtcACCAGCGCCATCGACCCCA ACTTGGAGGCGTATGCCTTGACCAGGAAGCAGCGGGTGCAGAACGCGCTCTTCCCGGAGACGATGGAGGACGGCGCCACCATCCTGTCCACTCAGACCGACCCGTCCCAGATGACCAACGTGCAGCGGCTGGCCGAGCCCTCCCAGCTGCTGAAGACGGCCATCATCCACCTGATCAACTACCAGGACGACGCCGAGCTGGCCACGCGCGCCGTGCCCGAGCTCACCAAGCTGCTCAACGACGAGGACCAG gtGGTGGTGAGCAAGGCTGCACAGATCGTCAACCAGCTGACCCGTAAGGAGGCGTCGCGGCGCGCGCTGATGCAGTCGCCTCAGatggtggcggcggtggtgcGGGCCATGCAGAACACCAGCGACATGGAGACGGCGAAGGCCACGGCCAGCATCCTGCACAACCTGTCCCACCAGAGGGAGGGCCTGCTGTCCATCTTCAAGTCCGGAGGAATCCCCGCGCTCGTGCGCATGCTCAG ctcgcCGATGGAGTCGGTGCTCTTCTACGCCATCACCACGCTGcacaacctgctgctgcaccaggAGGGCGCCAAGATGGCCGTGCGCCTGGCCGACGGCCTGCAGAAGATGGTCCCCCTGCTGAAGAAGAGCAACCCCAAGTTCCTGGCCATCACCACCGactgcctgcagctgctgtcttaCGGCAACCAGGAgagcaag CTGATCATCCTGGCCAACGGCGGTCCGGAGGGCCTGGTCCACATCATGAGGAACTACAACTACGAGAAGCTGCTGTGGACCACGAGCCGCGTGCTCAAAGTGCTGTCCGTGTGTCCCAGCAACAAGCCCGCCATTGTGGAGGCCG GTGGGATGCAGGCTCTGGGAAAACACCTGACGGGCACCAGCCAGCGGCTGCAGCAGAACTGCCTGTGGACGCTCAGGAATCTGTCCGACGCCGCCACCAAGCAG GAGGGGATGGACGGCCTGCTGCAGATGCTGGTGAGTCTGCTCAGCTCGGACGACATCAACATGCTCACCTGCGCCACCGGCATCCTGTCCAACCTCACCTGCAACAACGCCCACAACAAGTCTCTGGTCACCCAAAACAACGGCGTGGAGGCGCTCATCCACGCCATCCTGCGCGCCGGCGAGAAGGAGGACGTGACCGAGCCGGCCGTCTGCGCCCTGCGCCACCTGACGTCCCGCCACCAGCAGGCCGAGGTGGCTCAGAACGCCGTGAGGAGGCACTACGGCATCCCGGCCATCGTCAAGCTGCTCAACCAGCCGTACTACTGGCCCGTCATCAAG GCCGTGGTGGGTCTGATCCGGAACCTGGCCCTGTGCCCAGAGAACCAGGCGCCCCTGAGGGACGCCGGCGCCATCCCCCGCCTGGTCAACCTGCTGCTCAAAGCCCACCAGGACGCCCAGAAACACGGGTCATCCAACCAGCAGACGTACCAG GATGGAGTGAGGATGGAGGAGATCGTGGAAGGCTGCACAGGAGCTCTGCACATCCTGGCCAGAGATCCCGTCAACAGAGCAGAGATCGCCAACCTGACCACCATCCCTCTGTTCGTCCAG CTCCTCTACTCTCCGGTGGACAACGTGAAGCGCGTGGCGGCCGGCGTCCTGTGCGAGCTCGCCCTGGACAAACCGTCTGCGGAGCTCATCGACGCCGAGGGCGCGTCGGCTCCTCTGATGGAGCTGCTCCACTCCAACAACGAGGGCATCG CTACCTACGCTGCAGCCGTTCTCTTCCGCATCTCCgaggacaaaaacacagactACAAGAAGCGTGTGTCGGTGGAGCTCACACACTCCCTGTTCAAAAACGACCACGCCGCCTGGGAGATG GCTCACAACACGGTGGCGATGGAGGGGCCGTACCCAGATG
- the LOC115389990 gene encoding junction plakoglobin-like isoform X1, translated as MSTVSDIEKVKEWQETTYHLDSGIQSGAPTIRDEDGEYTTRHYTTTTTVTSAIDPNLEAYALTRKQRVQNALFPETMEDGATILSTQTDPSQMTNVQRLAEPSQLLKTAIIHLINYQDDAELATRAVPELTKLLNDEDQVVVSKAAQIVNQLTRKEASRRALMQSPQMVAAVVRAMQNTSDMETAKATASILHNLSHQREGLLSIFKSGGIPALVRMLSSPMESVLFYAITTLHNLLLHQEGAKMAVRLADGLQKMVPLLKKSNPKFLAITTDCLQLLSYGNQESKLIILANGGPEGLVHIMRNYNYEKLLWTTSRVLKVLSVCPSNKPAIVEAGGMQALGKHLTGTSQRLQQNCLWTLRNLSDAATKQEGMDGLLQMLVSLLSSDDINMLTCATGILSNLTCNNAHNKSLVTQNNGVEALIHAILRAGEKEDVTEPAVCALRHLTSRHQQAEVAQNAVRRHYGIPAIVKLLNQPYYWPVIKAVVGLIRNLALCPENQAPLRDAGAIPRLVNLLLKAHQDAQKHGSSNQQTYQDGVRMEEIVEGCTGALHILARDPVNRAEIANLTTIPLFVQLLYSPVDNVKRVAAGVLCELALDKPSAELIDAEGASAPLMELLHSNNEGIATYAAAVLFRISEDKNTDYKKRVSVELTHSLFKNDHAAWEMAHNTVAMEGPYPDEMDGGFQGYGYAGDMPLDGMDGNMMAEDYAPSMNYERQMYTEQY; from the exons ATGTCGA CAGTGAGCGATATTGAGAAGGTGAAGGAGTGGCAGGAGACGACGTACCACTTGGACTCGGGCATCCAGTCCGGCGCGCCCACGATCAGAGATGAGGACGGCGAGTACACCACCAGGCactacaccaccaccaccaccgtcACCAGCGCCATCGACCCCA ACTTGGAGGCGTATGCCTTGACCAGGAAGCAGCGGGTGCAGAACGCGCTCTTCCCGGAGACGATGGAGGACGGCGCCACCATCCTGTCCACTCAGACCGACCCGTCCCAGATGACCAACGTGCAGCGGCTGGCCGAGCCCTCCCAGCTGCTGAAGACGGCCATCATCCACCTGATCAACTACCAGGACGACGCCGAGCTGGCCACGCGCGCCGTGCCCGAGCTCACCAAGCTGCTCAACGACGAGGACCAG gtGGTGGTGAGCAAGGCTGCACAGATCGTCAACCAGCTGACCCGTAAGGAGGCGTCGCGGCGCGCGCTGATGCAGTCGCCTCAGatggtggcggcggtggtgcGGGCCATGCAGAACACCAGCGACATGGAGACGGCGAAGGCCACGGCCAGCATCCTGCACAACCTGTCCCACCAGAGGGAGGGCCTGCTGTCCATCTTCAAGTCCGGAGGAATCCCCGCGCTCGTGCGCATGCTCAG ctcgcCGATGGAGTCGGTGCTCTTCTACGCCATCACCACGCTGcacaacctgctgctgcaccaggAGGGCGCCAAGATGGCCGTGCGCCTGGCCGACGGCCTGCAGAAGATGGTCCCCCTGCTGAAGAAGAGCAACCCCAAGTTCCTGGCCATCACCACCGactgcctgcagctgctgtcttaCGGCAACCAGGAgagcaag CTGATCATCCTGGCCAACGGCGGTCCGGAGGGCCTGGTCCACATCATGAGGAACTACAACTACGAGAAGCTGCTGTGGACCACGAGCCGCGTGCTCAAAGTGCTGTCCGTGTGTCCCAGCAACAAGCCCGCCATTGTGGAGGCCG GTGGGATGCAGGCTCTGGGAAAACACCTGACGGGCACCAGCCAGCGGCTGCAGCAGAACTGCCTGTGGACGCTCAGGAATCTGTCCGACGCCGCCACCAAGCAG GAGGGGATGGACGGCCTGCTGCAGATGCTGGTGAGTCTGCTCAGCTCGGACGACATCAACATGCTCACCTGCGCCACCGGCATCCTGTCCAACCTCACCTGCAACAACGCCCACAACAAGTCTCTGGTCACCCAAAACAACGGCGTGGAGGCGCTCATCCACGCCATCCTGCGCGCCGGCGAGAAGGAGGACGTGACCGAGCCGGCCGTCTGCGCCCTGCGCCACCTGACGTCCCGCCACCAGCAGGCCGAGGTGGCTCAGAACGCCGTGAGGAGGCACTACGGCATCCCGGCCATCGTCAAGCTGCTCAACCAGCCGTACTACTGGCCCGTCATCAAG GCCGTGGTGGGTCTGATCCGGAACCTGGCCCTGTGCCCAGAGAACCAGGCGCCCCTGAGGGACGCCGGCGCCATCCCCCGCCTGGTCAACCTGCTGCTCAAAGCCCACCAGGACGCCCAGAAACACGGGTCATCCAACCAGCAGACGTACCAG GATGGAGTGAGGATGGAGGAGATCGTGGAAGGCTGCACAGGAGCTCTGCACATCCTGGCCAGAGATCCCGTCAACAGAGCAGAGATCGCCAACCTGACCACCATCCCTCTGTTCGTCCAG CTCCTCTACTCTCCGGTGGACAACGTGAAGCGCGTGGCGGCCGGCGTCCTGTGCGAGCTCGCCCTGGACAAACCGTCTGCGGAGCTCATCGACGCCGAGGGCGCGTCGGCTCCTCTGATGGAGCTGCTCCACTCCAACAACGAGGGCATCG CTACCTACGCTGCAGCCGTTCTCTTCCGCATCTCCgaggacaaaaacacagactACAAGAAGCGTGTGTCGGTGGAGCTCACACACTCCCTGTTCAAAAACGACCACGCCGCCTGGGAGATG GCTCACAACACGGTGGCGATGGAGGGGCCGTACCCAGATG